One genomic window of Diospyros lotus cultivar Yz01 chromosome 8, ASM1463336v1, whole genome shotgun sequence includes the following:
- the LOC127808343 gene encoding RHOMBOID-like protein 8, whose amino-acid sequence MAATAKEEAEIEIKQSSQVIETVAASEEKVPFFRPLSEGRENTWIVSLFIVLHLVAFAATMIVNDCWHNSHAHCALKPLGRLSFQPLSENPLLGPSASALDSMGALRESILTKHHKTWRLFASPWLHAGVFHLLINLSSVIFVGIHLEQESGPLRTGIIYLLSAFSGSLVGALFLRDEPSITSSGALFGLLGGMLSGLIRNWKFYSNKFASLLAILSISVINIVLGLLPYVNNFSNMGGFISGFLLGFVLLFSPQFGHMAQSKAGLFDYDVKCSVKLRQKLDRPVLRSSFLVLYSLLIAGVTVAVFHGINVNKYCGWCRYIDCIPSKWWSCKDKPVYCETVINTGRLTLTCIGDDRYRVFPFTDISQERIKDLCNLICS is encoded by the exons atgGCGGCGACCGCCAAAGAGGAGGCGGAGATCGAAATCAAGCAGTCCAGCCAAGTGATTGAAACTGTCGCCGCCTCAGAAGAGAAGGTGCCGTTCTTCAGACCCCTGTCGGAGGGGAGGGAGAACACTTGGATCGTCTCCCTCTTCATCGTCCTCCACCTGGTGGCTTTCGCAGCCACAATGATCGTCAACGACTGCTGGCACAATTCTCACGCCCATTGCGCTCTTAAACCACTGGGAAGGCTCTCCTTTCAGCCCTTATCGGAAAATCCGTTGCTCGGCCCCTCAGCTTCGGC GCTAGACTCTATGGGGGCCCTTAGAgagtcaattttgacaaaaCATCACAAAACTTGGCGCCTTTTTGCAAGCCCATGGTTGCATGCAGGAGTTTTCCACCTTCTAATCAATCTTTCCAGTGTTATCTTTGTTGGTATTCACTTAGAGCAAGAATCTGGACCAC TTAGAACTGGGATTATCTACCTACTCTCTGCTTTTAGTGGTAGTTTGGTAGGTGCACTGTTTCTCAGAGATGAGCCATCAATTACTTCTTCCGGTGCTCTATTTGGACTACTTGGTGGTATGCTTTCAGGTCTCATCCGAAACTGGAAGTTTTACAGCAACAAG TTTGCATCTCTTCTAGCTATTCTGTCTATCTCAGTGATCAATATTGTCCTCGGTCTGCTACCTTATGTGaacaatttttcaaatatgGGGGGATTTATATCGGGATTCCTTCTTGGATTTGTGCTCCTCTTCAGTCCTCAGTTTGGGCATATGGCTCAAAGTAAAGCAGGTTTATTTGATTACGATGTCAAATGTTCTGTCAAACTAAGGCAGAAGTTGGACAGGCCTGTGCTGAGGAGTAGTTTTCTTGTTCTTTACAGCCTTCT AATTGCAGGAGTTACTGTTGCAGTTTTTCATGGGATAAATGTAAACAAGTACTGTGGCTGGTGTCGATATATTGACTGTATACCCTCCAAGTGGTGGAGCTGCAAGGATAAGCCGGTGTACTGCGAG ACTGTAATAAATACGGGGAGGCTGACTCTAACATGCATAGGCGACGATAGATACAGGGTTTTCCCCTTCACTGATATCTCACAAGAAAGGATCAAGGACTTGTGCAATCTGATATGCTCTTAG